In the Gorilla gorilla gorilla isolate KB3781 chromosome 10, NHGRI_mGorGor1-v2.1_pri, whole genome shotgun sequence genome, one interval contains:
- the CD4 gene encoding T-cell surface glycoprotein CD4 isoform X2, whose protein sequence is MNRGVPFRHLLLVLQLALLPAATQGNKVVLGKKGDTVELNCTASQKKSIQFNWKNSNQRKILGNQGSFLTKGPSKLSDRADSRRSLWDQGNFPLIIKNLKIEDSDTYICEVEGQKEEVQLLVFGLTANSDTHLLQGQSLTLTLESPPGSSPSVQCRSPRGKNIQGGRTLSVSQLELQDSGTWTCTVLQNQEKVEFKIDIVVLAFQKASSIVYKKEGEQVEFSFPLAFTVEKLTGSGELWWQAERASSSKSWITFDLKNKEVSVKRVTQDPKLQMGKKLPLHLTLPQALPQYAGSGNLTLALEAKTGKLHQEVNLVVMRATQLRENLTCEVWGPTSPKLMLSLKLENKEAKVSKQEKAVWVLNPEAGMWQCLLSDSGQVLLESNIKAPSRADVSDQETPQ, encoded by the exons ATGAACCGGGGAGTCCCTTTTAGGCACTTGCTTCTGGTGCTGCAACTGG CGCTCCTCCCAGCAGCCACTCAGGGAAATAAAGTGGTGCTGGGCAAAAAAGGGGATACAGTGGAACTGAACTGTACAGCTTCCCAGAAGAAGAGCATACAATTCAACTGGAAAAACTCCAACCAGAGGAAGATTCTGGGAAATCAGGGCTCCTTCTTAACTAAAG GTCCATCCAAGCTGAGCGATCGCGCTGACTCAAGAAGAAGCCTTTGGGACCAAGGAAACTTTCCCCTGATCATCAAGAATCTTAAGATAGAAGACTCAGATACTTACATCTGTGAAGTGGAGGGCCAGAAGGAGGAGGTGCAATTGCTAGTGTTCGGAT TGACTGCCAACTCTGACACCCACCTGCTTCAGGGGCAGAGCCTGACCCTGACCTTGGAGAGCCCCCCTGGTAGTAGCCCCTCAGTGCAATGTAGGAGTCCAAGGGGTAAAAACATACAGGGGGGGAGGACCCTCTCCGTGTCTCAGCTGGAGCTCCAGGATAGTGGCACCTGGACATGCACCGTCTTGCAGAACCAGGAGAAGGTGGAGTTCAAAATAGACATCGTGGTGCTAG CTTTCCAGAAGGCCTCCAGCATAGTCTATAAGAAAGAGGGGGAACAGGTGGAGTTCTCCTTCCCACTCGCCTTTACAGTTGAAAAGCTGACGGGCAGTGGCGAGCTGTGGTGGCAGGCGGAGAGGGCTTCCTCCTCCAAGTCTTGGATCACCTTTGACCTAAAGAACAAGGAAGTGTCTGTAAAACGGGTTACCCAGGACCCTAAGCTCCAGATGGGCAAGAAGCTCCCGCTCCACCTCACCCTGCCCCAGGCCTTGCCTCAGTATGCTGGCTCTGGAAACCTCACCCTGGCCCTTGAAGCGAAAACAGGAAAGTTGCATCAGGAAGTGAACCTCGTGGTGATGAGAG CCACTCAGCTCCGGGAAAATTTGACCTGTGAGGTGTGGGGACCCACCTCCCCTAAGCTGATGCTGAGCTTGAAACTGGAGAACAAGGAGGCAAAGGTCTCGAAGCAGGAGAAGGCGGTGTGGGTGCTGAACCCTGAGGCGGGGATGTGGCAGTGTCTGCTGAGTGACTCAGGACAGGTCCTGCTGGAATCCAACATCAAGG